In Haloarchaeobius litoreus, the following are encoded in one genomic region:
- a CDS encoding DUF7351 domain-containing protein — protein MTDGGDASDAFDALGSETRMGVLQTLVEDGGPVDRSFSELFDASDEDTSAGFAYHLRQLVGTFVRKRSDERYELTDAGLRVARGVAAGAYTDSVDREPVALDEPCPFCDEAALEARTADNVTTVGCVACERDLLELPFPPAGYATHDDDSLPAAFDRYHRHRIGAFGDGICPTCGGRVRSRVEPVDDGVGHEADGDDRPQPVTARYACEGCGDRLRCPVSLTVFDHPSVVAFYHDHDEDVTDRPVWNVGGEWRETLLSTDPLAVRVTTGLDDEELALYVARDGSVVEHQRRSVEPATPEAGDAADAEAAEAESA, from the coding sequence ATGACCGACGGCGGTGATGCGAGCGACGCCTTCGACGCGCTCGGGAGCGAGACCCGGATGGGCGTCCTGCAGACACTCGTCGAGGACGGTGGCCCGGTCGACCGCTCGTTCTCGGAGCTGTTCGACGCCAGCGACGAGGACACCTCCGCCGGCTTCGCCTACCACCTCCGCCAGCTCGTCGGCACGTTCGTCCGAAAACGCTCGGACGAACGCTACGAGCTCACCGACGCCGGGCTGCGCGTCGCCCGTGGCGTCGCTGCCGGCGCGTACACCGACAGCGTCGACCGCGAGCCCGTCGCGCTCGACGAACCGTGCCCGTTCTGCGACGAGGCCGCGCTCGAAGCCCGAACTGCGGACAATGTCACCACAGTCGGCTGTGTGGCCTGCGAGCGCGACCTGCTCGAACTGCCGTTCCCACCCGCGGGCTACGCGACCCACGACGACGATAGCCTCCCCGCGGCGTTCGACCGGTACCACCGCCACCGGATCGGCGCGTTCGGCGACGGCATCTGCCCGACCTGTGGCGGGAGGGTGCGGTCGCGGGTCGAACCCGTCGACGATGGCGTGGGACACGAGGCCGACGGCGACGACCGCCCGCAGCCCGTCACCGCCCGGTACGCCTGCGAGGGCTGTGGCGACCGGCTCCGCTGCCCCGTCTCCCTCACCGTCTTCGACCACCCGAGCGTCGTCGCCTTCTACCACGACCACGACGAGGACGTGACCGACCGCCCCGTCTGGAACGTCGGCGGCGAGTGGCGCGAGACGCTGCTCTCGACCGACCCGCTCGCCGTGCGCGTGACGACCGGACTCGACGACGAGGAGCTGGCGCTGTACGTCGCCCGGGACGGCTCCGTCGTCGAGCACCAGCGCCGGAGCGTCGAGCCGGCGACGCCGGAAGCAGGTGACGCAGCCGACGCGGAAGCGGCAGAGGCGGAGTCAGCGTAG
- a CDS encoding MFS transporter, producing MESTARSARLRLALVVWGVLVSQVFLYPGLSDLVVALGAPAGIQAGMWFLVAEFAAFVTFAGVWGVVSDVTGKRVPWVVVGAAGGAACYLLLTAFPSLGLGWPVVLVVRLVGGALTIGAFSLAITMLMDLSGGHGRNMGAAGIAIGLGAALGSVVGGQLSTVDPLVPLYASAAVLLAAGLLAATVPDRTPSKSPGVGAILTRLRDRPSLAVPYAFGFIDRSTAGFFSLVGVYYFRDAFGLDAAMAGVTLACFFLPFALLQYPFGSLSDRIGRFLPVVGGSVVYGLTIVAVGVAPVYPLAAAAMVAAGVCGALMAPATMALVTDIASEDGRGAAMGGFNVFGSLGFLTGFLVGGLVVESADYLSAFLVVGGLELAIALLALPAVRRVAPRVSEQPS from the coding sequence ATGGAATCGACGGCACGCTCCGCACGGCTCCGGCTGGCCCTCGTCGTCTGGGGCGTGCTCGTCTCGCAGGTGTTCCTCTACCCCGGGCTCTCGGACCTCGTCGTCGCACTCGGCGCGCCGGCGGGCATCCAGGCGGGGATGTGGTTCCTCGTCGCCGAGTTCGCGGCGTTCGTCACCTTCGCGGGTGTCTGGGGCGTCGTCAGCGACGTGACCGGCAAGCGGGTCCCGTGGGTCGTCGTCGGGGCGGCCGGCGGTGCCGCCTGCTATCTCCTGCTCACCGCGTTCCCCTCGCTCGGACTCGGCTGGCCGGTCGTCCTCGTGGTCCGGCTCGTCGGCGGGGCGCTGACCATCGGCGCGTTCTCGCTCGCCATCACGATGCTGATGGACCTCTCGGGCGGCCACGGCCGGAACATGGGTGCGGCCGGCATCGCCATCGGGCTCGGTGCGGCGCTCGGCTCGGTCGTGGGTGGCCAGCTCTCGACGGTCGACCCGCTCGTGCCGCTGTACGCGAGTGCTGCGGTGCTGCTCGCCGCGGGGCTGCTCGCCGCGACGGTGCCAGACCGCACGCCGTCGAAGAGCCCTGGCGTGGGTGCCATCCTGACCCGACTCCGCGACCGACCCTCGCTCGCGGTGCCGTACGCCTTCGGCTTCATCGACCGCTCGACCGCGGGGTTCTTCTCGCTCGTCGGGGTGTACTACTTCCGCGACGCCTTCGGCCTCGACGCCGCGATGGCCGGCGTGACACTCGCGTGCTTCTTCCTGCCGTTCGCGCTGCTCCAGTACCCGTTCGGCTCGCTCTCGGACAGAATCGGCCGGTTCCTGCCCGTCGTCGGCGGGTCGGTCGTCTACGGGCTGACCATCGTCGCGGTCGGCGTCGCGCCCGTCTATCCCCTCGCGGCCGCCGCGATGGTCGCCGCCGGGGTCTGCGGCGCGCTGATGGCACCGGCGACGATGGCCCTCGTCACAGACATCGCCTCCGAGGACGGTCGCGGGGCCGCCATGGGCGGCTTCAACGTGTTCGGGAGCCTCGGCTTCCTGACGGGCTTCCTCGTCGGTGGGCTCGTCGTCGAGTCGGCCGACTACCTGTCGGCGTTCCTCGTCGTCGGCGGGCTGGAGCTCGCCATCGCGCTGCTCGCGCTGCCGGCGGTTCGCCGGGTCGCGCCGCGGGTGAGCGAACAGCCGTCCTGA
- a CDS encoding archaeal proteasome endopeptidase complex subunit alpha — MQGGDDRRSYDRGTSIFSPDGRLYQVEYAREAVRKGSATVGVTTDESVVFASDTSTRSPLLERDSVEKIHDVDGHLGVASAGHVADARRLVDEARRFAQTERLRYGEAPGVETAAKAIADVVQESTQTGGMRPFGVALLVGGVVDGGPRLFETDPSGTPSAWRATAIGSGSDEIRDYLETEYADGLGTSDGVALALDALRTGTDGITPGEAAVATMDAEGFRTVDDDIVASHFDGAS; from the coding sequence ATGCAGGGTGGCGACGACCGGCGGAGCTACGACCGCGGCACCAGCATCTTCTCGCCCGACGGCCGGCTGTACCAGGTCGAGTACGCCCGCGAGGCCGTCCGGAAGGGGAGCGCGACGGTGGGCGTCACGACCGACGAGAGCGTCGTCTTCGCCTCGGACACCAGCACCCGGTCGCCCCTGCTCGAACGCGACAGCGTCGAGAAGATCCACGACGTGGACGGCCACCTCGGCGTCGCGAGCGCGGGCCACGTCGCCGACGCACGCCGGCTGGTCGACGAGGCGCGCCGGTTCGCCCAGACTGAGCGACTCCGGTACGGCGAGGCACCCGGCGTCGAGACGGCGGCCAAGGCAATCGCCGACGTCGTCCAGGAGTCGACCCAGACCGGCGGGATGCGCCCCTTCGGCGTCGCGCTGCTCGTCGGCGGCGTCGTCGACGGCGGGCCACGACTGTTCGAGACCGACCCATCGGGGACGCCGTCGGCGTGGCGCGCGACGGCTATCGGGAGTGGTAGCGATGAGATCCGCGACTACCTCGAGACCGAGTACGCCGACGGACTCGGCACCAGCGACGGCGTCGCGCTCGCACTCGACGCGCTCCGGACGGGGACGGACGGAATAACCCCCGGGGAGGCCGCCGTCGCCACGATGGACGCCGAGGGCTTCCGGACGGTCGACGACGACATCGTCGCCAGCCACTTCGACGGGGCGTCGTAG
- a CDS encoding proteasome subunit beta — MPEPGIRTDRRTEFEVSHTETDGPVVETGTTIVALTAPDAVVVAADRRASLGGQFVANKDVTKVEQVTERAALALSGSVGPLQSFTDTLRAEANLYEARRGDRLSTEALANVAGNLVRGIPAQVVLAGVDETGPAVYELDGGGSVMRTDYAAGGSGMQVAYGTLEGRAEEVEGVAEARELAADAVAAASERDTASGNGVTVATVTSDGIEFDEAAEPGEVV, encoded by the coding sequence ATGCCCGAACCAGGTATCCGGACGGACAGACGCACCGAGTTCGAGGTATCGCACACCGAGACCGACGGTCCGGTCGTCGAGACCGGCACGACCATCGTCGCGCTGACCGCGCCCGACGCGGTGGTCGTCGCGGCCGACCGTCGGGCCAGCCTCGGCGGCCAGTTCGTCGCCAACAAGGACGTGACGAAGGTCGAGCAGGTCACCGAGCGTGCGGCGCTCGCGCTCTCGGGCTCCGTCGGCCCGCTCCAGTCGTTCACCGACACCCTCCGTGCGGAAGCGAACCTGTACGAGGCCCGTCGCGGCGACCGGCTCTCCACCGAGGCGCTGGCGAACGTCGCGGGGAACCTCGTCCGCGGCATCCCCGCGCAGGTCGTCCTCGCCGGCGTGGACGAGACCGGCCCAGCCGTGTACGAACTCGACGGCGGCGGCAGCGTCATGCGGACCGACTACGCGGCCGGCGGAAGCGGGATGCAGGTCGCCTACGGGACGCTCGAAGGCCGCGCCGAGGAAGTCGAGGGCGTCGCCGAGGCCCGCGAGCTGGCGGCCGACGCGGTCGCCGCGGCCAGCGAGCGCGACACCGCCAGCGGCAACGGCGTCACCGTCGCAACCGTCACGAGCGACGGCATCGAGTTCGACGAGGCCGCCGAGCCGGGGGAGGTGGTGTAG
- a CDS encoding Mrp/NBP35 family ATP-binding protein, whose product MDEDAVLDRLGTVEDPDLGDDIVSLGLVNDISVDGDTVAISLALGAPYSPTETNIANAVREAFADTDIELDLSARIVDDLSAGDEVFPNVENVIAVASGKGGVGKSTMAVNIAAGLADMGASVGLFDADVYGPNVPRMVDADEPPGATEDEKLVPPERFGMKLMSMAFLVGEDDPVIWRGPMVHKVLTQLWEDVEWGHLDYMVIDLPPGTGDTQLTLLQTVPVTGSVIVTTPQEVALDDARKGLEMFGKHDTVVLGIAENMGTFRCPDCGGEHAIFGEGGGERFADVHDMPFLGSVPLDPAVRTGGDEGRPVVLDEESDTGGAFREITENVANNVGFVRRQKQANTR is encoded by the coding sequence ATGGACGAAGACGCCGTCCTCGACCGTCTCGGCACCGTCGAGGACCCCGACCTCGGTGACGACATCGTGTCGCTCGGGCTGGTGAACGACATATCGGTCGACGGCGACACCGTCGCCATCTCGCTCGCGCTCGGCGCGCCGTACTCGCCGACCGAGACCAACATCGCGAACGCGGTGCGCGAGGCCTTCGCCGACACGGACATCGAACTGGACCTCTCCGCACGCATCGTCGACGACCTCTCTGCCGGCGACGAGGTGTTCCCCAACGTCGAGAACGTCATCGCCGTCGCCTCCGGCAAGGGCGGCGTCGGCAAGTCGACGATGGCCGTGAACATCGCCGCCGGCCTGGCCGACATGGGCGCGAGCGTCGGGCTGTTCGACGCCGACGTGTACGGCCCGAACGTCCCCCGGATGGTCGACGCCGACGAGCCCCCGGGCGCGACCGAGGACGAGAAGCTCGTCCCGCCCGAGCGGTTCGGGATGAAGCTCATGTCGATGGCCTTCCTCGTCGGCGAGGACGACCCCGTCATCTGGCGCGGCCCGATGGTCCACAAGGTCCTCACACAGCTCTGGGAGGACGTGGAGTGGGGCCACCTCGACTACATGGTCATCGACCTCCCGCCGGGCACCGGCGACACGCAGCTCACCCTGCTCCAGACCGTGCCCGTCACCGGGTCGGTCATCGTCACGACGCCACAGGAGGTCGCGCTCGACGACGCCCGGAAGGGCCTCGAGATGTTCGGCAAGCACGACACCGTCGTCCTCGGCATCGCGGAGAACATGGGGACGTTCAGGTGCCCCGACTGCGGCGGCGAGCACGCCATCTTCGGCGAGGGCGGCGGCGAGCGCTTCGCCGACGTCCACGACATGCCGTTCCTCGGGTCGGTCCCGCTCGACCCCGCGGTCCGCACCGGCGGCGACGAGGGTCGGCCGGTCGTCCTCGACGAGGAGAGCGACACCGGCGGGGCGTTCCGCGAGATCACGGAGAACGTCGCGAACAACGTCGGCTTCGTCCGGCGACAGAAGCAGGCGAACACCCGGTGA
- a CDS encoding heme NO-binding domain-containing protein, with the protein MHRARMHGIVLKSLKDFVVDTYDTETWRAIQEAAGVPGKLYVPVSEYTDEETLALVSAASELSGEDEGDLLYEFGRYAVGPLVETYGVHVDGEWTGLELLANTEAYIHQALRAKQLSEFTPPKLQSKRLGEDAVVVRYGSDRELCKLAEGIIDGVGEHYGEHYRTDHRSCQLEGDPHCDIVVQRAEEPFAAD; encoded by the coding sequence ATGCATCGGGCACGAATGCACGGAATCGTTCTGAAGTCCCTCAAGGACTTCGTCGTCGATACGTACGACACAGAGACCTGGCGGGCGATCCAGGAGGCGGCGGGCGTCCCGGGCAAGCTGTACGTGCCGGTGAGCGAGTACACCGACGAGGAGACGCTCGCGCTGGTGTCCGCGGCGTCGGAGCTCTCGGGCGAGGACGAGGGCGACCTGCTCTACGAGTTCGGTCGCTACGCGGTCGGGCCGCTCGTCGAGACGTACGGGGTCCACGTCGACGGCGAGTGGACCGGGCTGGAGCTACTCGCGAACACGGAGGCGTACATCCATCAGGCGCTGCGTGCGAAACAGCTCTCGGAGTTCACGCCGCCGAAGCTGCAGTCGAAGCGCCTCGGCGAGGACGCCGTCGTCGTCCGGTACGGCTCCGACCGGGAGCTCTGCAAGCTCGCGGAGGGCATCATCGACGGCGTCGGCGAGCACTACGGCGAGCACTACCGGACCGACCACCGCAGCTGCCAGCTGGAGGGCGACCCGCACTGCGACATCGTCGTCCAGCGGGCGGAGGAGCCGTTCGCTGCAGACTGA
- a CDS encoding uracil-DNA glycosylase produces MDANQDDLANPFGMDEDCTNCELCERRERVVHGYGDVGADFLFVGEGPDAAAEAAGVPFGRDEGFGRVLQRLGLRRVDDDPDEPAVANVFLTSLTRCHHPDRPATDAEVGTCEPYLNAEIRMINPEIIVPVGERALAEISAEYTTTPATELDMYEQHGEAIRGRGFELVPMIPPRAATDEQVQTFVERFAALMASDYRQTKGRRER; encoded by the coding sequence GTGGACGCCAACCAGGACGACCTCGCGAACCCGTTCGGTATGGACGAGGACTGCACGAACTGCGAACTCTGCGAGCGCCGCGAGCGCGTCGTCCACGGCTACGGCGACGTGGGTGCCGACTTCCTCTTCGTCGGCGAGGGACCGGACGCGGCCGCCGAAGCCGCCGGCGTGCCGTTCGGCCGCGACGAGGGGTTCGGGCGGGTGCTCCAGCGGCTCGGCCTCCGGCGGGTCGACGACGACCCGGACGAGCCCGCGGTCGCGAACGTCTTCCTCACCTCGCTGACCCGGTGTCACCACCCCGACCGGCCAGCGACCGACGCCGAGGTCGGCACCTGCGAGCCGTACCTCAACGCCGAGATACGGATGATCAACCCCGAGATCATCGTGCCCGTCGGCGAGCGCGCCCTCGCGGAGATCAGCGCGGAGTACACCACGACGCCCGCCACGGAGCTCGACATGTACGAGCAGCACGGCGAGGCGATCCGTGGCCGTGGCTTCGAACTCGTCCCGATGATTCCGCCCCGAGCGGCGACCGACGAGCAGGTCCAGACGTTCGTCGAGCGGTTCGCGGCGCTGATGGCCTCGGACTACCGCCAGACGAAGGGGCGACGAGAACGCTGA
- a CDS encoding DUF2064 domain-containing protein — MTLVVVLAEPPREGLVLPRLAETSPLSAAEAADCYAALLADAVFAADQSGGDVLVNYRDDDALPDEFVDADEAAEEAVRAVVDRAAEDPAAVRFEVQVGSTRDGRVGNTVTHLLREEGENSVLVLDGNAPLVGRKDVDSAAMRLRTSDVVVGPATDGRVWTAAFCEPIDFDGAFATPAVETLVDRAADADLDVDFLPSYRTVETGSDLADVVALIRARAKAGRIVPKFTTEFVREHGLHVVDGEDGPELVRD, encoded by the coding sequence ATGACACTCGTGGTCGTCCTCGCCGAGCCCCCGCGCGAGGGCCTCGTCCTGCCCCGACTCGCCGAGACCTCACCGCTGTCGGCCGCCGAAGCGGCGGACTGCTACGCGGCGCTGCTCGCCGACGCCGTCTTCGCCGCCGACCAGTCCGGCGGCGACGTACTCGTGAACTACCGCGACGACGACGCACTCCCCGACGAGTTCGTCGACGCCGACGAGGCCGCAGAAGAAGCCGTCCGGGCCGTCGTCGACCGCGCCGCAGAGGACCCCGCAGCCGTGCGTTTCGAGGTGCAGGTCGGCTCGACCCGCGACGGCCGCGTCGGCAACACGGTCACCCACCTGCTGCGCGAGGAGGGCGAGAACTCGGTGCTGGTGCTCGACGGCAACGCGCCGCTGGTCGGCCGGAAGGACGTCGACAGCGCGGCGATGAGGCTCCGCACCTCCGACGTGGTCGTCGGCCCCGCCACCGACGGGCGCGTCTGGACCGCCGCGTTCTGCGAACCCATCGACTTCGACGGCGCGTTCGCAACCCCTGCCGTCGAGACGCTGGTCGACCGGGCTGCCGACGCGGACCTCGACGTGGACTTCCTCCCGAGCTACAGAACCGTCGAGACCGGTTCCGACCTCGCAGACGTGGTGGCGTTGATCCGTGCACGGGCCAAGGCCGGCCGCATTGTCCCGAAGTTCACCACCGAGTTCGTGCGCGAGCACGGCCTCCACGTCGTCGACGGCGAGGACGGCCCGGAGCTCGTCCGCGACTGA
- a CDS encoding SOUL family heme-binding protein, producing MNRRTKTALVGGAVLLGGWIAWGAYSSRSAEEVPYEQVREVDGVEIRRYPRTVFVETTATDQMTAFRRLFRYISGENERQDEISMTAPVRSDGRGGESVSMTAPVRSDADDGGTRMAFYLPEEYGPESAPVPTESTVRLVVEPPKTVAVVRFSWYAPGWRVERLTEQLRTTLAEAGVEPTGEPYLLRYNDPWTPPFMRRNEVAVEVDAS from the coding sequence ATGAACAGACGCACGAAGACCGCACTCGTTGGCGGTGCCGTCCTGCTCGGCGGCTGGATCGCCTGGGGCGCGTACTCGTCGCGGTCGGCAGAGGAGGTGCCGTACGAACAGGTGCGGGAGGTCGACGGCGTCGAGATTCGGCGGTACCCGCGGACCGTGTTCGTCGAGACGACCGCGACCGACCAGATGACGGCCTTCCGCAGGCTGTTCCGGTACATCTCGGGCGAGAACGAGCGGCAGGACGAGATATCGATGACGGCACCGGTGCGCTCGGACGGCAGGGGTGGCGAGTCCGTCTCGATGACGGCACCGGTACGCTCGGACGCCGACGACGGCGGGACGCGGATGGCGTTCTACCTGCCCGAGGAGTACGGCCCGGAGTCCGCACCCGTCCCGACGGAGTCGACGGTCCGGCTGGTGGTCGAGCCGCCGAAGACGGTCGCAGTCGTCCGGTTCTCGTGGTACGCGCCGGGCTGGCGGGTCGAGCGACTGACGGAACAGCTCCGCACGACGCTCGCGGAGGCTGGTGTCGAGCCGACCGGGGAGCCGTACCTGCTGCGGTACAACGACCCGTGGACGCCGCCGTTCATGCGGCGGAACGAGGTCGCCGTCGAAGTCGACGCGAGCTGA
- a CDS encoding DUF4112 domain-containing protein, with product MEPEPTHPAVRRTKRVAWLLDEAIRIPGTNRRVGLDPILGLLPFVGDFVTAFFSLYIVVEAIIAGAKKRTIVRMLVNIGLDTVLGSLPIVGDLFDVYWKANVKNRKLLEESLAS from the coding sequence ATGGAACCCGAACCGACACACCCGGCTGTCCGGCGGACGAAGCGGGTCGCCTGGTTGCTCGACGAGGCTATCAGAATCCCGGGCACGAACCGTCGGGTCGGGCTCGATCCCATCCTCGGGCTGCTCCCGTTCGTCGGCGACTTCGTGACAGCGTTCTTCTCGCTGTACATCGTCGTGGAGGCCATCATCGCGGGCGCGAAGAAGCGGACCATCGTCCGGATGCTCGTCAACATCGGGCTGGACACGGTGCTCGGAAGTCTCCCGATCGTCGGCGACCTCTTCGACGTGTACTGGAAGGCGAACGTGAAGAACCGGAAGCTGCTGGAGGAGTCGCTGGCGTCGTAG
- the citE gene encoding L-malyl-CoA/beta-methylmalyl-CoA lyase: MTDIARTFQTAPAAVPRDNTAKYLDSALESEGFACPDWLVPDLEDGTAPDMKAEALENVVDRLPAHADAFPGEIWPRVQWAYDDEAAREQGHEEIRTLVDEVGEYVDGVVVPKVGRLADVKAAAGVVAEAEREFGFEDGAIGLAVIVETAAAKSDLREISLFGANSRLDALVFGPVDYTAELGGRELDGERPEWSGLLEDLSNEASANDLVAIGGPYDRLFTERAGVTFYNGDGYADHVEREARVGLDGSWSLYPKQTIQANRIHMPTSDELARDVRKIEAFQEAKSGGTGAVTVEGQMVDEATFKNFVNTVETVRTIDERHPDQTAEAYDDGLLDRALTVDTTWT, translated from the coding sequence ATGACAGACATCGCACGCACCTTCCAGACCGCACCGGCCGCCGTCCCGCGCGACAACACGGCGAAGTACCTCGACAGCGCTCTCGAAAGCGAGGGGTTCGCCTGCCCGGACTGGCTCGTCCCCGACCTGGAGGACGGCACCGCGCCCGACATGAAGGCCGAGGCGCTGGAGAACGTCGTCGACCGCCTCCCCGCACACGCCGACGCGTTCCCCGGCGAGATCTGGCCCCGCGTGCAGTGGGCCTACGACGACGAGGCCGCCCGCGAGCAGGGTCACGAGGAGATCCGGACGCTCGTCGACGAGGTCGGCGAGTACGTCGACGGCGTGGTCGTCCCGAAGGTCGGCCGGCTCGCTGACGTGAAGGCGGCTGCCGGCGTCGTCGCCGAGGCTGAGCGCGAGTTCGGCTTCGAGGACGGGGCCATCGGACTGGCGGTCATCGTCGAGACCGCGGCGGCGAAGTCGGACCTCCGCGAGATATCCCTGTTCGGCGCGAACTCCCGGCTCGACGCGCTCGTCTTCGGCCCCGTCGACTACACCGCCGAACTCGGTGGCCGCGAACTCGACGGCGAACGCCCCGAGTGGTCCGGCCTGCTGGAGGACCTCTCGAACGAGGCCAGCGCGAACGACCTCGTCGCCATCGGCGGCCCCTACGACCGGCTGTTCACCGAGCGTGCCGGCGTCACCTTCTACAACGGCGACGGCTACGCCGACCACGTCGAGCGCGAGGCCCGCGTCGGCCTCGACGGCTCGTGGTCGCTCTACCCCAAGCAGACCATCCAGGCGAACCGCATCCACATGCCGACGTCCGACGAGCTTGCCCGCGACGTGCGGAAGATAGAGGCGTTCCAGGAGGCCAAATCCGGCGGCACCGGCGCGGTCACCGTCGAGGGACAGATGGTCGACGAGGCGACGTTCAAGAACTTCGTGAACACCGTCGAGACGGTCCGGACGATCGACGAGCGTCACCCCGACCAGACCGCCGAGGCATACGACGACGGGCTGCTCGACCGCGCGCTCACGGTCGACACGACCTGGACCTGA
- the mch gene encoding 2-methylfumaryl-CoA hydratase — MDYTDTETFGTILDRTATREKGNCFEDFSEGDRIEHAPGLTLSNYANELWASQTLNHDPMYWRTDAARAAGFEEPPVHPDYLLAAVMGPTVEDLSEKGGYFLGRTNVRYHDQSVTPGTELRVSSTVESTATSSSRPEYGIVTWETEGKDAETGDPLVSYERTNMIPRREPVATDGGESAAADGGDADSGEGDADDTPPSEFITPDGDRFGDFAAALDAAADRDAAVAYRHERGRTMDDVMVATLPLMTLNTAKQHHNVDVMADSPSGDIVAYGDVTRSVALGHARSDEATYRELGCDDERFHTFVTPGDTVYGFTRVVDAEDTHDHAGTVTFEHIAFNQHDEPVYSGTRRALIQQ; from the coding sequence ATGGACTACACAGACACGGAGACGTTCGGGACGATACTGGACAGGACGGCGACGCGCGAGAAGGGCAACTGCTTCGAGGACTTCAGCGAGGGCGACCGCATCGAGCACGCCCCCGGCCTCACCCTCTCGAACTACGCCAACGAGCTGTGGGCGAGCCAGACGCTCAACCACGACCCGATGTACTGGCGGACCGACGCGGCCCGCGCGGCCGGCTTCGAGGAGCCGCCGGTCCACCCGGACTACCTGCTCGCGGCCGTGATGGGACCGACGGTGGAGGACCTCTCCGAGAAGGGCGGCTACTTCCTCGGCCGGACGAACGTCCGGTACCACGACCAGTCGGTGACGCCGGGCACGGAGCTCCGGGTCTCCTCGACGGTCGAATCGACCGCGACCTCCTCCTCGCGCCCGGAGTACGGCATCGTCACCTGGGAGACCGAGGGCAAAGACGCCGAGACGGGCGACCCGCTGGTCAGCTACGAGCGGACCAACATGATACCGCGGCGTGAGCCCGTCGCGACGGACGGCGGCGAGTCCGCGGCGGCCGACGGTGGCGACGCCGATTCCGGTGAGGGCGACGCTGACGACACGCCACCGTCCGAGTTCATCACGCCCGACGGCGACCGCTTCGGCGACTTCGCCGCCGCGCTCGACGCGGCCGCGGACCGCGACGCCGCCGTCGCCTACCGCCACGAGCGCGGGCGGACCATGGACGACGTGATGGTCGCCACGCTCCCGCTCATGACGCTCAACACGGCGAAGCAGCACCACAACGTCGACGTGATGGCCGACTCGCCGTCGGGCGACATCGTGGCCTACGGCGACGTGACCCGCTCGGTCGCGCTCGGGCACGCCCGCTCGGACGAGGCGACCTACCGCGAACTCGGCTGCGACGACGAGCGGTTCCACACGTTCGTCACGCCCGGGGACACCGTCTACGGATTCACACGCGTCGTCGACGCCGAGGACACCCACGACCACGCCGGCACCGTCACCTTCGAACACATCGCGTTCAACCAGCACGACGAGCCCGTCTACTCGGGGACCCGTCGCGCGCTCATCCAGCAATGA